One part of the Janthinobacterium sp. 17J80-10 genome encodes these proteins:
- the msrP gene encoding protein-methionine-sulfoxide reductase catalytic subunit MsrP, with translation MLIKHNPNGIDRPFASEITPREVFESRRHFIHQMALGTIAGGALMEMATREAFAQSATAQKLSAKANAAYVVVDKPTAYKDATSYNNFYEFGTDKGDPVKYADTLKTQPWTVSIEGEINKPQVLDLDGLRKLAPLEERIYRLRCVEGWSMVIPWIGYSLAELIKKVEPNGNAKYIELISLADKRQMPGLGSPVLDWPYVEGLRLDEARHPLTFLTLGMYGEVLPKQNGAPVRVVVPWKYGFKSAKSIVRIRFTRDQPKTAWNLAAPSEYGFYSNVNPGVDHPRWSQASERRIGEDSFFARKRKTLMFNGYAEVASLYTGMDLQKFF, from the coding sequence ATGTTAATCAAGCATAATCCCAACGGTATTGACCGGCCGTTTGCTTCCGAAATCACGCCGCGTGAGGTGTTTGAGTCGCGCCGCCACTTCATTCACCAGATGGCACTCGGCACGATCGCCGGTGGCGCCCTGATGGAAATGGCGACGCGGGAAGCTTTTGCGCAATCCGCCACCGCGCAAAAGCTGTCCGCTAAAGCCAATGCCGCCTATGTGGTGGTCGATAAGCCGACCGCTTACAAGGATGCGACCAGCTATAACAATTTTTACGAGTTCGGCACCGACAAGGGTGATCCGGTGAAGTATGCCGATACCCTGAAAACGCAACCCTGGACGGTGTCGATCGAAGGCGAAATCAACAAGCCGCAAGTTCTCGATCTTGATGGCTTGCGCAAGCTGGCGCCGCTGGAAGAGCGGATCTACCGCCTGCGTTGTGTCGAAGGCTGGTCGATGGTGATCCCCTGGATTGGCTATTCGCTGGCAGAATTGATCAAGAAGGTCGAGCCGAACGGCAATGCCAAATACATCGAATTGATTTCCTTAGCGGACAAGCGGCAAATGCCGGGGCTCGGTAGCCCGGTGCTGGACTGGCCGTATGTCGAAGGTTTGCGCCTGGATGAGGCACGACACCCGCTGACGTTTTTGACTCTTGGCATGTACGGCGAAGTCTTGCCCAAGCAAAATGGCGCACCCGTGCGCGTGGTCGTGCCCTGGAAGTATGGTTTCAAGTCGGCCAAGTCGATCGTGCGGATCCGCTTCACACGCGATCAGCCGAAAACCGCGTGGAACCTGGCGGCCCCGAGTGAATATGGTTTTTATTCCAACGTCAATCCCGGTGTCGACCATCCGCGCTGGTCGCAAGCCAGCGAGCGCCGCATTGGCGAAGACAGCTTTTTTGCGCGGAAGCGCAAGACGCTGATGTTCAACGGCTATGCCGAGGTGGCTTCGCTGTATACCGGCATGGACTTGCAAAAATTCTTTTGA
- the lysA gene encoding diaminopimelate decarboxylase, which produces MSHFTYRNGVLCAENLPLTEIAERFGTPTYVYSKAALLENYAAYADACKKHGRDEKTALVCYSVKSNSNLAVLNLLARQGSGFDIVSGGELLRVLAAGGDPRKVIFSGVGKSREEMRLALSHDILCFNVESLAELHRLNDVAGQEGKQAPVSLRVNPNVDPKTHPYISTGLKENKFGVAFEEALDIYRTAAGLPHIRVTGIDCHIGSQLLDDAPLLEALDKLIELIDTLSAEGIAIHHLDIGGGIGIVYDQDQPVAVGDYLGRLFARIDAWRAARHGNAPITVLFEPGRSIVGNAGVLITEVQYLKHGGAKNFAIVDAAMNDLMRPAMYEAWHGVQAVRQREGSASTYDVVGPVCESGDWLARARALNIAQGDLLAILSAGAYGMTMSSNYNTRGRAAEVIVDGAEMHLVRPRELPEQLFAQEKLLA; this is translated from the coding sequence ATGTCGCATTTTACTTATCGTAACGGCGTGCTTTGCGCCGAAAATCTGCCTCTGACTGAAATTGCCGAGCGTTTCGGCACGCCCACTTATGTTTATTCCAAGGCGGCGTTACTGGAAAATTATGCCGCTTATGCCGACGCCTGCAAAAAACATGGCCGCGATGAAAAGACAGCCCTGGTCTGCTATTCGGTCAAATCCAATTCCAATCTGGCCGTGCTGAACTTGCTGGCACGCCAGGGGTCCGGCTTCGACATCGTTTCCGGCGGCGAATTGCTGCGCGTGCTGGCCGCCGGCGGCGATCCGCGCAAGGTCATCTTTTCCGGCGTGGGCAAGTCGCGCGAAGAAATGCGGCTGGCGCTGTCACACGATATTCTGTGCTTTAACGTGGAATCGCTGGCGGAATTGCATCGTCTCAACGACGTCGCCGGCCAAGAGGGCAAGCAGGCGCCTGTTTCGCTGCGCGTCAATCCGAATGTCGACCCGAAGACGCATCCGTACATTTCTACCGGGCTCAAGGAAAACAAGTTCGGCGTGGCGTTTGAGGAAGCACTGGATATCTACCGCACGGCCGCAGGCTTGCCGCATATCCGCGTAACCGGCATCGATTGTCATATCGGCTCGCAATTGCTCGACGATGCCCCCCTGCTGGAAGCGCTGGACAAGCTGATCGAACTGATCGACACCCTGAGCGCCGAGGGCATCGCCATCCACCACCTCGACATCGGCGGCGGCATCGGCATCGTTTATGACCAGGACCAGCCAGTGGCCGTCGGCGACTATCTTGGCCGCCTGTTTGCCCGCATCGATGCGTGGCGCGCCGCGCGCCACGGCAATGCACCCATCACGGTATTGTTCGAGCCCGGCCGCTCGATTGTCGGCAATGCCGGCGTGCTGATCACGGAAGTGCAATACCTCAAGCATGGCGGCGCCAAGAATTTTGCCATCGTCGATGCTGCCATGAATGACCTGATGCGTCCGGCCATGTATGAAGCCTGGCATGGCGTGCAGGCAGTGCGTCAGCGCGAAGGCAGCGCCAGCACTTATGACGTGGTCGGCCCGGTATGTGAATCCGGTGACTGGCTGGCACGCGCACGTGCCCTCAACATCGCGCAAGGCGACTTGCTGGCGATCCTGTCAGCAGGTGCCTACGGCATGACCATGTCGTCCAACTACAATACCCGCGGCCGTGCGGCCGAGGTCATTGTCGATGGGGCGGAAATGCATCTCGTGCGACCGCGTGAGTTGCCGGAACAATTGTTTGCACAGGAAAAGCTGCTGGCGTAA
- a CDS encoding anti-sigma factor, with translation MTVQIDEKDLHAYVDGQLDAGRRAQVDGYLASQPHAQEQVRQWRNQNHALHRLYDGVMNEAIPRQLTAATKPQPMRHALAAGIACLACGLGAGWFAHGALTTPGTATASSAFARNALAAHVLYAAEKRHPVEVTAEQQAHLLAWLSKRLEAPIHAPDLRDQGFTLLGGRLLPGDEGPLAQLMYESAAGERLTLTVRHAERQQPESGFQLMETNGHAVFYWIDRDYGYALSGGITKARILDVAHAVHASLQP, from the coding sequence ATGACAGTCCAGATTGACGAAAAGGATTTGCATGCATATGTCGACGGCCAACTCGATGCCGGTCGCCGCGCCCAAGTCGATGGCTATCTGGCGAGCCAGCCACATGCCCAGGAGCAAGTACGGCAATGGCGCAATCAAAATCACGCCTTGCATCGCCTGTACGATGGCGTCATGAATGAAGCGATTCCCCGGCAACTGACGGCTGCGACGAAGCCGCAACCGATGCGGCATGCGCTGGCGGCAGGCATTGCTTGCCTCGCATGCGGCCTGGGTGCTGGCTGGTTTGCTCATGGCGCCCTGACGACGCCCGGAACCGCAACAGCCTCTTCAGCATTTGCCAGGAATGCATTGGCAGCCCATGTGCTTTACGCTGCGGAAAAACGCCATCCTGTGGAAGTGACGGCCGAGCAGCAAGCGCATTTGCTGGCCTGGCTGTCCAAGCGCCTGGAGGCGCCGATCCACGCCCCGGATTTGCGGGACCAGGGTTTCACCTTGCTCGGTGGCCGTTTGTTGCCGGGTGACGAAGGGCCGCTCGCACAACTGATGTATGAGTCGGCAGCAGGTGAACGATTGACGCTGACTGTCAGACATGCCGAACGGCAGCAGCCGGAAAGCGGCTTCCAGTTAATGGAAACAAATGGGCATGCCGTGTTCTACTGGATTGACAGGGATTATGGCTATGCCTTGTCTGGCGGCATCACCAAGGCGCGTATACTCGATGTGGCGCATGCTGTGCATGCCAGTCTGCAACCTTAA
- a CDS encoding c-type cytochrome: protein MKFSQLVKSLCVGLLAVSSFAVASDAAPKKADLARGEALYVNGDASRNITACVACHGAAGNSTIAQNPKLADQHEAYLVKQLHDFKGPQRNNPVMTTIAKALTDDDIRNIAAFLDAQVQKPGAAKNKDTVELGKKIYRGGIAEKNVPACAACHSPTGAGIPAQFARIGGQHQDYTDAQLKAFRSGARKNSPQMTTIAKRLSDEEIQAVADYVAGLK from the coding sequence ATGAAATTTTCTCAATTGGTGAAATCCTTGTGCGTCGGTTTGCTGGCCGTGTCTTCTTTCGCGGTGGCGTCCGATGCTGCGCCTAAAAAAGCTGACCTGGCACGCGGCGAAGCGCTGTATGTCAATGGCGATGCTTCCCGCAATATCACGGCTTGCGTGGCTTGCCACGGCGCCGCGGGCAATTCGACTATTGCGCAAAACCCGAAACTGGCCGATCAGCATGAGGCTTACCTGGTCAAGCAATTGCATGACTTCAAAGGTCCGCAGCGAAACAATCCCGTCATGACGACGATTGCAAAGGCACTGACGGATGATGATATTCGCAACATCGCCGCATTCCTCGATGCACAAGTCCAGAAGCCCGGCGCTGCCAAGAACAAGGATACCGTTGAACTGGGCAAGAAAATCTACCGCGGTGGCATTGCCGAGAAAAATGTGCCGGCATGTGCTGCCTGCCACAGCCCCACTGGCGCGGGCATTCCCGCACAGTTTGCCCGCATCGGCGGCCAGCACCAGGATTATACCGATGCCCAGTTGAAGGCCTTCCGCTCCGGCGCCCGCAAGAACAGTCCCCAGATGACGACGATTGCCAAGCGCTTGTCTGACGAAGAAATCCAGGCTGTGGCAGACTACGTGGCCGGCTTGAAATAA
- a CDS encoding cytochrome c biogenesis protein ResB, whose amino-acid sequence METTTSGLQLKTQRRWLADLVELLSSMRFAISLLTLISIASVIGTVLKQNEPMTNYVNQFGPFWFEVFGKLGLYAVYSTWWFLLIMAFLVVSTSLCIARNAPKMLKDMRSWRENVREQSLRNFHHKAEWQAPMAPAELVSQLLARVHANGYKARVVDKGEAMLITAKQGAANKWGYIFAHSAIVIICVGGLLDSDLPIRYQEWMHGKTPFGGTGVIAQIPAKHRLSQSNPSFRGNTFIPEGASSNTAILPRAKGVLIQDLPFTLQLDKFIIDYYSTGMPKLFASEVTVIDHDTGKRFSTVIKVNQPLIHKGMAVYQSSFDDGGSKLKLAGYPMNGSGNKRFELAGEVGGTTPLAAAQYADYTVEWSGFRPFNVENMANNGQDVRAVNPAQSFNQRLSTGLDKQLGSAARGADGKAFKNIGPSVQYKLRDKTGQAREFHNYMLPVETEGGDVFLAGLRESPSEPFRYLRIPADENASVAEWMRLRAALMTPELRQQAAQRYAERALPGKEASTAKLREQLQASAQRGLAIFAGAEEEGGYVAVSRFLQKVPADQQEKAADIFMKILNGTLWDLWQAARASDGLKAAEANEKNARFMQLAANALADSFAYGAPVYLQLQEFTEVKASVLQVTRSPGQKVVYLGCLLLVLGIFAMLYIRERRVWIWVKSNPSGNAQALMAMSSQRKTLDFEKEFEAFRQQMLQTGSASPENLSR is encoded by the coding sequence ATGGAAACAACGACTTCCGGACTTCAGTTGAAGACCCAGCGCCGCTGGCTGGCGGACCTGGTGGAACTGCTCTCATCGATGCGCTTTGCCATCAGCCTTTTGACGCTGATTTCAATCGCATCCGTGATTGGCACCGTGCTCAAGCAAAACGAGCCCATGACCAATTACGTCAACCAGTTCGGGCCATTCTGGTTCGAGGTGTTTGGCAAGCTGGGCCTGTATGCGGTCTATTCGACCTGGTGGTTCTTGCTGATCATGGCCTTCCTGGTGGTGTCGACGTCGCTGTGCATCGCGCGCAATGCCCCGAAAATGCTGAAAGACATGCGCAGCTGGCGGGAAAACGTGCGCGAGCAATCGCTGCGTAACTTCCATCACAAGGCGGAATGGCAGGCGCCGATGGCGCCGGCCGAACTGGTGTCGCAGTTGCTGGCACGGGTGCATGCCAACGGTTACAAGGCGCGCGTGGTCGACAAGGGCGAGGCGATGCTGATCACCGCCAAGCAGGGCGCTGCCAACAAATGGGGTTACATTTTTGCCCACAGCGCCATTGTCATCATTTGCGTCGGCGGTTTGCTTGATTCGGACCTGCCGATCCGTTACCAGGAATGGATGCATGGCAAGACGCCATTCGGCGGCACTGGTGTCATTGCGCAAATCCCGGCGAAACATCGATTAAGCCAGAGCAATCCCAGCTTCCGCGGCAATACCTTCATTCCGGAAGGTGCCAGCAGCAATACGGCGATTCTGCCCCGCGCCAAGGGCGTGCTGATCCAGGATTTGCCCTTTACCCTGCAGCTTGACAAGTTCATCATTGATTATTACTCGACGGGCATGCCGAAATTGTTTGCCAGCGAGGTGACGGTGATCGACCACGATACCGGCAAGCGGTTTTCGACGGTCATCAAGGTCAACCAGCCGCTGATTCACAAGGGCATGGCGGTATACCAGTCGAGCTTCGACGATGGCGGCAGCAAGCTCAAGCTGGCCGGCTATCCCATGAATGGCAGCGGCAACAAGCGCTTTGAACTTGCCGGCGAAGTCGGCGGGACGACGCCGCTGGCGGCGGCGCAATATGCCGACTACACGGTGGAATGGTCGGGATTCAGGCCGTTTAACGTTGAGAACATGGCCAACAATGGCCAGGACGTGCGTGCCGTGAATCCTGCGCAATCCTTTAACCAGCGCCTTTCCACCGGCCTGGACAAGCAGCTTGGATCGGCTGCCCGCGGCGCCGACGGCAAGGCTTTCAAGAATATCGGCCCCAGCGTGCAATACAAGTTGCGCGACAAGACTGGCCAGGCGCGTGAATTCCACAATTACATGCTGCCGGTGGAAACCGAGGGTGGCGATGTCTTCCTAGCGGGCTTGCGCGAGTCGCCCAGCGAGCCTTTCCGTTACTTGCGTATCCCTGCCGATGAGAATGCTTCGGTCGCCGAGTGGATGCGCTTGCGCGCTGCGCTGATGACGCCGGAATTGCGCCAGCAGGCAGCGCAGCGCTATGCCGAGCGGGCCTTGCCGGGCAAGGAAGCATCGACGGCAAAGTTGCGCGAACAATTGCAGGCATCGGCGCAGCGCGGCCTGGCGATTTTTGCCGGCGCCGAGGAAGAGGGCGGTTACGTGGCCGTGTCGCGCTTCCTGCAAAAAGTGCCGGCTGACCAGCAGGAAAAGGCGGCTGACATTTTCATGAAAATTCTCAACGGCACCTTGTGGGATCTTTGGCAGGCTGCTCGCGCCAGCGATGGCCTGAAGGCGGCTGAGGCGAATGAAAAGAATGCCCGATTCATGCAATTGGCGGCCAATGCACTGGCGGACTCTTTCGCCTATGGCGCCCCGGTCTATCTGCAATTGCAGGAATTTACCGAGGTGAAGGCCTCGGTTTTGCAAGTGACGCGCTCGCCCGGCCAGAAAGTGGTGTACCTTGGCTGCCTCCTGCTGGTATTGGGAATTTTCGCTATGCTGTACATTCGCGAACGCCGTGTCTGGATTTGGGTAAAATCCAATCCATCCGGGAACGCGCAGGCACTGATGGCGATGAGTTCCCAGCGCAAGACGCTGGACTTCGAAAAGGAATTCGAGGCATTCAGGCAGCAAATGCTGCAAACCGGTTCGGCCTCGCCGGAAAATCTTTCACGCTGA
- the yihA gene encoding ribosome biogenesis GTP-binding protein YihA/YsxC, translated as MSLLWQARFFTTVNHLRDLPTTQVPEIAFAGRSNAGKSTALNTLCNQKKLAFASKTPGRTQHINYFSIGGAHVGQHRKDETRVEEIRALLVDLPGYGYAEVSGSAKLHWQQLLGDYVQRREQLCALVLIVDARRPFTDLDIQMLEWFAPTGKPIHCILSKADKLNRNEQANALRQARTFLGSYVDEEGSPFPFTVQLFSALKRQGLEEADERILDLLGLAGEEGEGANDVEADAATATEDDAGGVPEPTEKPATPPENP; from the coding sequence ATGTCCCTACTCTGGCAAGCCCGCTTTTTCACTACGGTGAACCACTTGCGTGATTTGCCCACGACGCAAGTCCCCGAAATCGCCTTCGCCGGTCGTTCCAACGCCGGCAAGTCGACTGCGCTCAATACCCTGTGCAACCAGAAAAAACTGGCCTTCGCCTCCAAAACCCCGGGGCGCACGCAGCATATCAATTATTTTTCCATTGGTGGCGCCCACGTCGGCCAGCACCGCAAGGACGAGACCCGGGTCGAAGAAATCCGCGCCCTGCTGGTCGATCTGCCCGGCTATGGCTATGCCGAAGTCTCGGGATCAGCCAAGCTGCACTGGCAGCAATTGCTGGGGGATTACGTGCAACGGCGCGAACAATTGTGCGCCCTCGTCCTGATCGTCGATGCGCGCCGTCCTTTCACCGACCTGGATATCCAGATGCTGGAATGGTTTGCCCCGACTGGCAAGCCGATTCACTGCATCCTCTCCAAGGCCGACAAGCTCAATCGCAATGAGCAGGCCAACGCCCTGCGCCAGGCCCGCACCTTCCTGGGCAGCTATGTCGATGAGGAAGGTAGTCCGTTCCCCTTCACCGTGCAGTTATTTTCAGCCCTGAAACGCCAGGGATTGGAAGAGGCCGACGAACGCATCCTCGACTTGCTGGGCCTTGCCGGGGAGGAAGGAGAAGGCGCCAATGACGTTGAAGCGGATGCTGCAACCGCCACAGAAGATGATGCCGGCGGGGTTCCCGAGCCGACGGAAAAGCCGGCAACACCACCGGAAAATCCTTGA
- the ccsB gene encoding c-type cytochrome biogenesis protein CcsB: MELTQNNASSYAPAPGFFKRLTAFDWIYAVGLTAAMLFALQRYSAYMDYYEQGVLVLSAPTFIWLGWYWKPVRWLMALLGLLSLSAVGLYGGVLDAGNQKFLLKYLFSSQSAILWMSVLFFLANLFYWGGLLARSDTGNAIGSLLCWGAVVMGFVGMLVRWYESYLVGSDVGHIPVSNLYEVFVLFCLLTALFYLYYEQHYKTRQLGAFVLLIISAAVGFLLWYSVSRDAAQIQPLVPALQSWWMKIHVPANFIGYGTFALAAMVSVTYLLKSKGILADRLPSLELLDDVMYKAIAVGFAFFTIATILGALWAAEAWGGYWSWDPKETWALIVWLNYAAWLHMRLMKGLRGQMAAWWALVGLLVTTFAFLGVNMFLSGLHSYGEL, from the coding sequence ATGGAACTAACGCAAAATAATGCTTCGAGTTATGCCCCGGCCCCCGGGTTCTTCAAGCGCCTGACAGCATTTGACTGGATTTACGCGGTTGGCCTGACGGCTGCCATGCTGTTTGCCTTGCAACGCTATAGCGCCTACATGGATTATTACGAACAGGGCGTCCTGGTCCTGTCGGCGCCGACCTTCATCTGGCTGGGATGGTACTGGAAGCCGGTACGCTGGCTGATGGCGCTGCTGGGCTTGCTGTCGCTCTCGGCAGTTGGCCTGTACGGCGGTGTCCTGGACGCCGGAAACCAGAAATTCCTGCTCAAATATCTCTTTTCGAGCCAGTCGGCCATCCTGTGGATGAGCGTGTTGTTCTTTCTGGCCAATCTGTTTTACTGGGGTGGCCTGCTGGCCCGCTCCGACACCGGCAATGCGATTGGCAGTCTGCTGTGCTGGGGCGCGGTGGTGATGGGTTTTGTCGGCATGCTGGTGCGCTGGTATGAGTCTTATCTCGTGGGTAGCGACGTCGGCCATATTCCTGTCTCCAACCTGTATGAAGTCTTTGTCCTGTTCTGCCTGCTGACGGCGCTGTTTTATCTGTATTACGAACAGCATTACAAGACGCGCCAGTTGGGCGCGTTCGTCTTGCTGATCATTTCGGCGGCGGTGGGCTTTTTGCTGTGGTACTCGGTCAGCCGCGATGCCGCACAGATCCAGCCGCTGGTGCCCGCGCTGCAAAGCTGGTGGATGAAAATCCATGTGCCGGCCAATTTCATCGGGTACGGCACCTTTGCCCTGGCCGCCATGGTATCGGTCACCTATTTGCTCAAATCCAAGGGGATCCTGGCCGACCGCCTGCCCTCACTGGAACTGCTCGATGATGTGATGTACAAGGCGATTGCCGTGGGCTTTGCCTTCTTTACCATCGCGACCATCCTTGGCGCCTTGTGGGCAGCGGAAGCCTGGGGTGGTTACTGGTCCTGGGACCCCAAGGAAACCTGGGCGCTGATCGTCTGGCTCAACTATGCTGCCTGGTTGCATATGCGCCTGATGAAGGGCTTGCGCGGCCAGATGGCGGCCTGGTGGGCGCTGGTCGGCTTGCTGGTGACGACATTTGCCTTCCTTGGCGTGAACATGTTCCTGTCAGGCCTCCATTCTTATGGGGAACTTTAA
- the msrQ gene encoding protein-methionine-sulfoxide reductase heme-binding subunit MsrQ produces MFHPAPRQLQAIKLTVFTAALLPLARLIWLGFADSLSANPIEFITRSTGDWTLYMLCLTLAVTPLRRILQWPWLIRLRRMLGLFCFFYAVLHFTTFLWFDHFFDIAEMWRDVLKRPFIAVGFTAFVLLIPLAATSSNAMVRRLGGKRWQWLHRLIYVIAPLGILHFWWMKAGKNDFAEPLLFGVIVAALLGARLYWRFARSKTAPLGAAPR; encoded by the coding sequence ATGTTTCATCCCGCGCCAAGACAATTGCAGGCAATCAAGCTGACCGTGTTTACCGCAGCACTGCTGCCGCTGGCACGGCTGATTTGGTTAGGCTTTGCCGACAGCTTGAGCGCCAACCCGATCGAATTCATTACGCGCAGTACCGGTGACTGGACCTTGTACATGCTGTGCCTGACGTTGGCCGTGACACCCTTGCGCCGGATTCTGCAATGGCCCTGGCTGATCCGGTTGCGCCGCATGCTGGGCTTGTTCTGTTTTTTTTATGCCGTCCTGCATTTCACGACGTTTCTCTGGTTCGACCACTTTTTCGATATCGCGGAAATGTGGCGTGATGTCCTGAAGCGTCCCTTCATTGCCGTGGGCTTCACAGCGTTTGTCTTGCTGATCCCGTTGGCGGCAACCAGCAGCAATGCCATGGTCAGGCGTTTGGGGGGCAAGCGCTGGCAGTGGCTGCACCGCTTGATTTACGTGATTGCCCCGCTCGGCATCCTGCATTTCTGGTGGATGAAGGCGGGCAAGAATGATTTTGCCGAGCCCTTGCTGTTCGGCGTCATCGTTGCAGCGCTGCTCGGGGCGCGACTCTACTGGCGCTTTGCGCGCAGCAAGACGGCCCCGCTTGGGGCCGCACCGCGTTGA
- the hemB gene encoding porphobilinogen synthase, with amino-acid sequence MPTIPHTSAFPAIRMRRMRRDAFSRAMMRENVITPADLIYPVFILDGQNQRQAVGSMPGVERLSLDLLLPVAEDCVKLGIPVMALFPVIDPSLKTADGSEAANPEGLVPRVVRELKARFPELGILTDVALDPYTSHGQDGVIDDTGYVLNDETSVLLVQQALVQAQAGVDIVAPSDMMDGRIGAIRAALEEERHIYTRIMAYSAKYASAYYGPFRDAVGSAANLGKGNKATYQMDPANGDEALREVALDLAEGADMVMVKPGMPYLDIVRRVKDEFRVPTFAYQVSGEYAMIKAAAQNGWLDHDKTMMESMLCFKRAGADGVLTYFARDIARLLKAG; translated from the coding sequence ATGCCTACCATTCCACACACCTCTGCCTTTCCGGCCATCCGGATGCGCCGCATGCGGCGGGATGCTTTTTCCCGCGCCATGATGCGCGAGAATGTCATTACTCCGGCCGACCTGATTTACCCGGTCTTCATCCTGGACGGCCAGAACCAGCGCCAGGCAGTCGGTTCCATGCCCGGCGTCGAACGCCTGTCGCTCGACCTGCTGCTGCCGGTCGCGGAAGACTGCGTCAAGCTCGGCATTCCGGTCATGGCGCTATTCCCGGTCATCGATCCGTCACTCAAAACTGCGGACGGCAGTGAAGCGGCCAACCCCGAAGGCCTGGTGCCGCGCGTCGTGCGCGAACTGAAGGCGCGTTTCCCGGAACTGGGCATTCTCACCGATGTCGCACTCGACCCTTACACCAGCCACGGCCAGGACGGCGTGATTGACGACACCGGTTACGTCCTCAACGATGAAACCAGCGTCCTGCTGGTGCAGCAGGCGCTCGTGCAGGCCCAGGCCGGCGTCGATATCGTCGCCCCCTCGGACATGATGGATGGCCGAATCGGCGCGATCCGCGCCGCGCTGGAAGAAGAGCGCCACATTTATACCCGCATCATGGCGTATTCGGCCAAGTACGCATCGGCCTACTACGGCCCGTTTCGCGATGCGGTCGGCTCGGCTGCCAACCTGGGCAAGGGCAACAAGGCGACCTACCAGATGGACCCGGCCAACGGCGATGAAGCCCTGCGGGAAGTCGCGCTTGATCTTGCCGAAGGCGCCGACATGGTGATGGTCAAGCCCGGCATGCCCTACCTGGATATCGTCCGCCGGGTCAAGGATGAATTCAGGGTGCCGACTTTCGCCTACCAGGTCAGCGGCGAGTACGCCATGATCAAGGCGGCGGCGCAAAATGGCTGGCTTGACCACGACAAAACCATGATGGAGAGCATGCTGTGCTTCAAGCGCGCAGGCGCCGACGGCGTGCTGACCTACTTTGCCCGCGACATCGCCCGCCTGCTCAAGGCCGGCTAA
- a CDS encoding RNA polymerase sigma factor, whose protein sequence is MLDFSQELALQIPRLRRYARALTHNAAWADDLVQDALERALRRRWLFRIQGNLTSWLMTILYRLYLNDMASKRRRLEIDVDTALPESGSTVEDGWHIDMQRALARLSAEHRAVIVLVGLEQVSYKDAAAILDVPVGTVMSRLARARTQLRAILTGQEGTAAAAPAHLSRVK, encoded by the coding sequence ATGCTGGACTTCTCCCAGGAACTGGCATTGCAGATCCCGCGTTTACGGCGTTATGCGCGGGCACTGACGCACAATGCCGCCTGGGCGGATGATCTGGTACAGGATGCGCTGGAACGCGCGCTGCGACGTCGCTGGCTGTTCCGCATCCAGGGCAATCTGACATCGTGGCTGATGACAATCCTGTACCGTTTGTACCTGAATGACATGGCGAGCAAGCGCAGGCGGCTGGAAATAGACGTCGATACGGCATTGCCGGAATCCGGCAGTACGGTCGAAGATGGCTGGCACATTGACATGCAGCGGGCTTTGGCGCGCTTGTCTGCCGAGCATCGGGCGGTGATCGTCCTGGTGGGCTTGGAACAGGTCAGTTACAAGGACGCGGCGGCAATCCTCGACGTGCCAGTGGGAACAGTCATGTCGCGGCTCGCGCGGGCACGCACCCAGTTGCGCGCAATATTGACGGGGCAGGAAGGCACGGCTGCCGCTGCCCCAGCGCATTTAAGCAGGGTCAAGTGA